One genomic window of Vicugna pacos chromosome 18, VicPac4, whole genome shotgun sequence includes the following:
- the ZKSCAN5 gene encoding zinc finger protein with KRAB and SCAN domains 5 isoform X2 → MIMTETGEVIDLDPPAETSQEQEDLLIVKVEEEDCTWMQEYNPPVFETFYQRFKHFQYHEASGPREALSQLRVLCCEWLRPELHTKEQILELLVLEQFLTILPEEFQTWVREHHPESGEEAVAVVENIQRELEERRQQIVAFPEGLPQKIEPPGAGPESFSHQLLPVDPQPEQEPQKPHVLEEDALPALQVPSLPLKDSQELTTSLLSAGSQLVKIEDVADVAVSFILEEWGHLDQSQKSLYRDDRKENYGSVTSMDYESRNDSMEVLVKQISEEAESPWMTSGSTERNVPPSQGLAEVSDLHGRVDRWQVNPTVGRSRQNPPQKRGLGAITDVHRQQNPSGERGHKCNDCGKFFLQASNFIQHRRIHTGEKPFQCGECGKSYNQRVHLTQHQRVHTGEKPYKCQVCGKAFRVSSHLVQHHSVHSGERPYGCSECGKSFGRHSHLIEHLKRHFREKSQRCSDKRSKNTKLNVKKKVSEFSAADVELTGRIQRSVPPVQDFGEGHEQQGKLERKQGIPMKERLGQASSKRVNFNEVTYVHKKTSPGERPHKCNECGKSFIQSAHLIQHQRIHTGEKPFRCDECGKSYNQRVHLTQHQRVHTGEKPYTCPLCGKAFRVRSHLVQHQSVHSGERPFKCSECGKGFGRRSHLAGHLRLHSREKSHQCHECGEIFFQYVSLIEHQVLHVGQKNEKSGMCEEAYSWNLTVIEDKKMELQEQPYKCDVCGKAFRFSSDLIQHYRAHTAEKTSKCETCRGIAGQCSHIKQHPKSCSNPKSHQCNECGRGFTLRSHLNQHQRIHTGEKPFQCKECGMSFSWSCSLFKHLRSHERTDPINTLSV, encoded by the exons ATGATAATGACAGAAACTGGGGAAGTTATAGACTTAGATCCTCCGGCTGAGACTTCACAAGAGCAGGAAGACCTTCTGATCGTGAAAGTAGAGGAAGAAGACTGCACCTGGATGCAAGAGTACAACCCGCCAGTGTTTGAGACTTTCTATCAGCGCTTCAAACACTTCCAGTACCACGAGGCGTCAGGCCCCCGGGAGGCCCTCAGCCAGCTCCGGGTGCTCTGCTGCGAGTGGCTGAGGCCCGAACTGCACACCAAGGAGCAGATCCTGGAGCTGCTGGTGCTGGAGCAGTTCCTGACCATCCTGCCCGAAGAGTTCCAGACCTGGGTGAGAGAACATCACCCTGAAAGTGGAGAAGAGGCTGTGGCTGTGGTAGAAAATATCCAGAGAGAGCTAGAGGAACGCAGACAACAG ATTGTGGCGTTTCCCGAAGGGCTTCCTCAGAAGATAGAGCCCCCTGGAGCCGGGCCCGAGTCCTTCAGTCACCAGCTCCTGCCCGTGGACCCGCAGCCTGAACAAGAGCCACAGAAGCCTCATGTGCTGGAGGAAGACG CCCTTCCTGCTCTCCAagttccctcccttcccctgaagGACAGCCAGGAGCTGACAACCTCACTTCTCTCAGCTGGGTCCCAG TTGGTGAAAATTGAAGATGTGGCTGATGTGGCTGTATCCTTCATCCTGGAGGAATGGGGACATTTGGACCAGTCCCAGAAGTCCCTCTATAGGGATGACAGGAAGGAGAATTATGGGAGTGTTACTTCCATGG ATTACGAATCCAGGAATGACAGCATGGAAGTCCTGGTAAAGCAGATTTCCGAGGAGGCCGAATCGCCATGGATGACCTCAGGAAGCACAGAAAGGAATGTTCCCCCGAGCCAGGGGCTTGCAGAAGTCAGTGACCTTCACGGCAGGGTAGACAGGTGGCAGGTAAACCCCACGGTGGGGCGATCAAGGCAGAACCCTCCTCAGAAAAGAGGTCTGGGTGCCATCACGGACGTTCACCGTCAGCAGAACCCAAGCGGCGAGAGGGGTCACAAATGTAATGACTGTGGGAAATTTTTCCTCCAAGCCTCCAACTTCATTCAGCACCGGCGCATCCACACAGGGGAGAAGCCTTTCCAGTGCGGGGAGTGCGGGAAAAGCTACAACCAGCGCGTGCACCTGACGCAGCACCAGCGGGTCCACACCGGCGAGAAGCCCTACAAGTGCCAGGTGTGCGGGAAGGCCTTCCGCGTCAGCTCGCACTTGGTGCAGCACCACAGCGTGCACAGCGGCGAGAGGCCCTACGGCTGCTCCGAGTGCGGCAAGAGCTTCGGCCGCCACTCCCACCTGATCGAGCACCTCAAGCGCCACTTCAGAGAGAAATCCCAGAGAT GCAGTgataaaagaagtaagaatacaaAACTGAATGTTAAGAAGAAGGTTTCAGAGTTTTCAGCGGCAGACGTGGAACTCACAGGAAGAATCCAGAGAAGTGTTCCTCCAGTTCAAGATTTTGGAGAAGGCCATGAACAGCAGGGCAAGTTGGAGAGAAAGCAGGGAATTCCCATGAAAGAGAGACTAGGACAAGCCTCTTCAAAGAGGGTGAATTTCAATGAAGTCACGTACGTCCACAAAAAGACCTCCCCAGGAGAAAGACCACATAAATGCAACGAGTGTGGGAAAAGCTTTATCCAGAGCGCACATCTTATTCAGCACCAGCGCATCCACACGGGGGAGAAACCATTTCGGTGCGATGAGTGCGGGAAAAGCTACAACCAGCGCGTGCACCTGACGCAGCACCAGCGGGTCCACACCGGGGAGAAGCCCTACACCTGTCCCTTGTGCGGAAAAGCATTTAGAGTGAGGTCCCACTTGGTTCAGCATCAGAGCGTGCACAGCGGGGAGAGACCATTTAAGTGCAGTGAGTGCGGGAAAGGCTTTGGGAGGCGTTCGCACCTCGCCGGGCATCTGAGGCTCCACTCGAGAGAGAAGTCCCATCAGTGTCACGAATGTGGGGAGATCTTTTTCCAGTACGTGAGCCTCATTGAACATCAGGTGCTCCACGTgggccagaaaaatgaaaaaagcggCATGTGTGAGGAAGCGTATAGTTGGAACTTAACCGTGATTGAAGATAAGAAGATGGAGTTACAGGAGCAGCCTTATAAGTGTGACGTGTGTGGCAAAGCCTTTCGCTTTAGTTCAGACCTGATTCAGCATTACAGAGCTCACACCGCAGAGAAAACCTCCAAGTGCGAGACATGTCGAGGAATCGCTGGCCAGTGTTCCCACATAAAGCAACATCCAAAAAGCTGCTCCAACCCGAAATCCCATCAGTGTAACGAGTGTGGCAGAGGCTTCACTCTCAGGTCACATCTCAATCAACATCAGAGAATCCACACTGGTGAGAAACCCTTTCAGTGTAAAGAGTGTGGAATGAGTTTCAGCTGGAGTTGTAGCCTCTTTAAACATCTGAGAAGTCATGAGAGGACAGATCCCATAAATACCTTGAGTGTGTAG
- the ZKSCAN5 gene encoding zinc finger protein with KRAB and SCAN domains 5 isoform X1, whose translation MIMTETGEVIDLDPPAETSQEQEDLLIVKVEEEDCTWMQEYNPPVFETFYQRFKHFQYHEASGPREALSQLRVLCCEWLRPELHTKEQILELLVLEQFLTILPEEFQTWVREHHPESGEEAVAVVENIQRELEERRQQIVAFPEGLPQKIEPPGAGPESFSHQLLPVDPQPEQEPQKPHVLEEDALPALQVPSLPLKDSQELTTSLLSAGSQKLVKIEDVADVAVSFILEEWGHLDQSQKSLYRDDRKENYGSVTSMDYESRNDSMEVLVKQISEEAESPWMTSGSTERNVPPSQGLAEVSDLHGRVDRWQVNPTVGRSRQNPPQKRGLGAITDVHRQQNPSGERGHKCNDCGKFFLQASNFIQHRRIHTGEKPFQCGECGKSYNQRVHLTQHQRVHTGEKPYKCQVCGKAFRVSSHLVQHHSVHSGERPYGCSECGKSFGRHSHLIEHLKRHFREKSQRCSDKRSKNTKLNVKKKVSEFSAADVELTGRIQRSVPPVQDFGEGHEQQGKLERKQGIPMKERLGQASSKRVNFNEVTYVHKKTSPGERPHKCNECGKSFIQSAHLIQHQRIHTGEKPFRCDECGKSYNQRVHLTQHQRVHTGEKPYTCPLCGKAFRVRSHLVQHQSVHSGERPFKCSECGKGFGRRSHLAGHLRLHSREKSHQCHECGEIFFQYVSLIEHQVLHVGQKNEKSGMCEEAYSWNLTVIEDKKMELQEQPYKCDVCGKAFRFSSDLIQHYRAHTAEKTSKCETCRGIAGQCSHIKQHPKSCSNPKSHQCNECGRGFTLRSHLNQHQRIHTGEKPFQCKECGMSFSWSCSLFKHLRSHERTDPINTLSV comes from the exons ATGATAATGACAGAAACTGGGGAAGTTATAGACTTAGATCCTCCGGCTGAGACTTCACAAGAGCAGGAAGACCTTCTGATCGTGAAAGTAGAGGAAGAAGACTGCACCTGGATGCAAGAGTACAACCCGCCAGTGTTTGAGACTTTCTATCAGCGCTTCAAACACTTCCAGTACCACGAGGCGTCAGGCCCCCGGGAGGCCCTCAGCCAGCTCCGGGTGCTCTGCTGCGAGTGGCTGAGGCCCGAACTGCACACCAAGGAGCAGATCCTGGAGCTGCTGGTGCTGGAGCAGTTCCTGACCATCCTGCCCGAAGAGTTCCAGACCTGGGTGAGAGAACATCACCCTGAAAGTGGAGAAGAGGCTGTGGCTGTGGTAGAAAATATCCAGAGAGAGCTAGAGGAACGCAGACAACAG ATTGTGGCGTTTCCCGAAGGGCTTCCTCAGAAGATAGAGCCCCCTGGAGCCGGGCCCGAGTCCTTCAGTCACCAGCTCCTGCCCGTGGACCCGCAGCCTGAACAAGAGCCACAGAAGCCTCATGTGCTGGAGGAAGACG CCCTTCCTGCTCTCCAagttccctcccttcccctgaagGACAGCCAGGAGCTGACAACCTCACTTCTCTCAGCTGGGTCCCAG AAGTTGGTGAAAATTGAAGATGTGGCTGATGTGGCTGTATCCTTCATCCTGGAGGAATGGGGACATTTGGACCAGTCCCAGAAGTCCCTCTATAGGGATGACAGGAAGGAGAATTATGGGAGTGTTACTTCCATGG ATTACGAATCCAGGAATGACAGCATGGAAGTCCTGGTAAAGCAGATTTCCGAGGAGGCCGAATCGCCATGGATGACCTCAGGAAGCACAGAAAGGAATGTTCCCCCGAGCCAGGGGCTTGCAGAAGTCAGTGACCTTCACGGCAGGGTAGACAGGTGGCAGGTAAACCCCACGGTGGGGCGATCAAGGCAGAACCCTCCTCAGAAAAGAGGTCTGGGTGCCATCACGGACGTTCACCGTCAGCAGAACCCAAGCGGCGAGAGGGGTCACAAATGTAATGACTGTGGGAAATTTTTCCTCCAAGCCTCCAACTTCATTCAGCACCGGCGCATCCACACAGGGGAGAAGCCTTTCCAGTGCGGGGAGTGCGGGAAAAGCTACAACCAGCGCGTGCACCTGACGCAGCACCAGCGGGTCCACACCGGCGAGAAGCCCTACAAGTGCCAGGTGTGCGGGAAGGCCTTCCGCGTCAGCTCGCACTTGGTGCAGCACCACAGCGTGCACAGCGGCGAGAGGCCCTACGGCTGCTCCGAGTGCGGCAAGAGCTTCGGCCGCCACTCCCACCTGATCGAGCACCTCAAGCGCCACTTCAGAGAGAAATCCCAGAGAT GCAGTgataaaagaagtaagaatacaaAACTGAATGTTAAGAAGAAGGTTTCAGAGTTTTCAGCGGCAGACGTGGAACTCACAGGAAGAATCCAGAGAAGTGTTCCTCCAGTTCAAGATTTTGGAGAAGGCCATGAACAGCAGGGCAAGTTGGAGAGAAAGCAGGGAATTCCCATGAAAGAGAGACTAGGACAAGCCTCTTCAAAGAGGGTGAATTTCAATGAAGTCACGTACGTCCACAAAAAGACCTCCCCAGGAGAAAGACCACATAAATGCAACGAGTGTGGGAAAAGCTTTATCCAGAGCGCACATCTTATTCAGCACCAGCGCATCCACACGGGGGAGAAACCATTTCGGTGCGATGAGTGCGGGAAAAGCTACAACCAGCGCGTGCACCTGACGCAGCACCAGCGGGTCCACACCGGGGAGAAGCCCTACACCTGTCCCTTGTGCGGAAAAGCATTTAGAGTGAGGTCCCACTTGGTTCAGCATCAGAGCGTGCACAGCGGGGAGAGACCATTTAAGTGCAGTGAGTGCGGGAAAGGCTTTGGGAGGCGTTCGCACCTCGCCGGGCATCTGAGGCTCCACTCGAGAGAGAAGTCCCATCAGTGTCACGAATGTGGGGAGATCTTTTTCCAGTACGTGAGCCTCATTGAACATCAGGTGCTCCACGTgggccagaaaaatgaaaaaagcggCATGTGTGAGGAAGCGTATAGTTGGAACTTAACCGTGATTGAAGATAAGAAGATGGAGTTACAGGAGCAGCCTTATAAGTGTGACGTGTGTGGCAAAGCCTTTCGCTTTAGTTCAGACCTGATTCAGCATTACAGAGCTCACACCGCAGAGAAAACCTCCAAGTGCGAGACATGTCGAGGAATCGCTGGCCAGTGTTCCCACATAAAGCAACATCCAAAAAGCTGCTCCAACCCGAAATCCCATCAGTGTAACGAGTGTGGCAGAGGCTTCACTCTCAGGTCACATCTCAATCAACATCAGAGAATCCACACTGGTGAGAAACCCTTTCAGTGTAAAGAGTGTGGAATGAGTTTCAGCTGGAGTTGTAGCCTCTTTAAACATCTGAGAAGTCATGAGAGGACAGATCCCATAAATACCTTGAGTGTGTAG
- the ZKSCAN5 gene encoding zinc finger protein with KRAB and SCAN domains 5 isoform X3 codes for MDYESRNDSMEVLVKQISEEAESPWMTSGSTERNVPPSQGLAEVSDLHGRVDRWQVNPTVGRSRQNPPQKRGLGAITDVHRQQNPSGERGHKCNDCGKFFLQASNFIQHRRIHTGEKPFQCGECGKSYNQRVHLTQHQRVHTGEKPYKCQVCGKAFRVSSHLVQHHSVHSGERPYGCSECGKSFGRHSHLIEHLKRHFREKSQRCSDKRSKNTKLNVKKKVSEFSAADVELTGRIQRSVPPVQDFGEGHEQQGKLERKQGIPMKERLGQASSKRVNFNEVTYVHKKTSPGERPHKCNECGKSFIQSAHLIQHQRIHTGEKPFRCDECGKSYNQRVHLTQHQRVHTGEKPYTCPLCGKAFRVRSHLVQHQSVHSGERPFKCSECGKGFGRRSHLAGHLRLHSREKSHQCHECGEIFFQYVSLIEHQVLHVGQKNEKSGMCEEAYSWNLTVIEDKKMELQEQPYKCDVCGKAFRFSSDLIQHYRAHTAEKTSKCETCRGIAGQCSHIKQHPKSCSNPKSHQCNECGRGFTLRSHLNQHQRIHTGEKPFQCKECGMSFSWSCSLFKHLRSHERTDPINTLSV; via the exons ATGG ATTACGAATCCAGGAATGACAGCATGGAAGTCCTGGTAAAGCAGATTTCCGAGGAGGCCGAATCGCCATGGATGACCTCAGGAAGCACAGAAAGGAATGTTCCCCCGAGCCAGGGGCTTGCAGAAGTCAGTGACCTTCACGGCAGGGTAGACAGGTGGCAGGTAAACCCCACGGTGGGGCGATCAAGGCAGAACCCTCCTCAGAAAAGAGGTCTGGGTGCCATCACGGACGTTCACCGTCAGCAGAACCCAAGCGGCGAGAGGGGTCACAAATGTAATGACTGTGGGAAATTTTTCCTCCAAGCCTCCAACTTCATTCAGCACCGGCGCATCCACACAGGGGAGAAGCCTTTCCAGTGCGGGGAGTGCGGGAAAAGCTACAACCAGCGCGTGCACCTGACGCAGCACCAGCGGGTCCACACCGGCGAGAAGCCCTACAAGTGCCAGGTGTGCGGGAAGGCCTTCCGCGTCAGCTCGCACTTGGTGCAGCACCACAGCGTGCACAGCGGCGAGAGGCCCTACGGCTGCTCCGAGTGCGGCAAGAGCTTCGGCCGCCACTCCCACCTGATCGAGCACCTCAAGCGCCACTTCAGAGAGAAATCCCAGAGAT GCAGTgataaaagaagtaagaatacaaAACTGAATGTTAAGAAGAAGGTTTCAGAGTTTTCAGCGGCAGACGTGGAACTCACAGGAAGAATCCAGAGAAGTGTTCCTCCAGTTCAAGATTTTGGAGAAGGCCATGAACAGCAGGGCAAGTTGGAGAGAAAGCAGGGAATTCCCATGAAAGAGAGACTAGGACAAGCCTCTTCAAAGAGGGTGAATTTCAATGAAGTCACGTACGTCCACAAAAAGACCTCCCCAGGAGAAAGACCACATAAATGCAACGAGTGTGGGAAAAGCTTTATCCAGAGCGCACATCTTATTCAGCACCAGCGCATCCACACGGGGGAGAAACCATTTCGGTGCGATGAGTGCGGGAAAAGCTACAACCAGCGCGTGCACCTGACGCAGCACCAGCGGGTCCACACCGGGGAGAAGCCCTACACCTGTCCCTTGTGCGGAAAAGCATTTAGAGTGAGGTCCCACTTGGTTCAGCATCAGAGCGTGCACAGCGGGGAGAGACCATTTAAGTGCAGTGAGTGCGGGAAAGGCTTTGGGAGGCGTTCGCACCTCGCCGGGCATCTGAGGCTCCACTCGAGAGAGAAGTCCCATCAGTGTCACGAATGTGGGGAGATCTTTTTCCAGTACGTGAGCCTCATTGAACATCAGGTGCTCCACGTgggccagaaaaatgaaaaaagcggCATGTGTGAGGAAGCGTATAGTTGGAACTTAACCGTGATTGAAGATAAGAAGATGGAGTTACAGGAGCAGCCTTATAAGTGTGACGTGTGTGGCAAAGCCTTTCGCTTTAGTTCAGACCTGATTCAGCATTACAGAGCTCACACCGCAGAGAAAACCTCCAAGTGCGAGACATGTCGAGGAATCGCTGGCCAGTGTTCCCACATAAAGCAACATCCAAAAAGCTGCTCCAACCCGAAATCCCATCAGTGTAACGAGTGTGGCAGAGGCTTCACTCTCAGGTCACATCTCAATCAACATCAGAGAATCCACACTGGTGAGAAACCCTTTCAGTGTAAAGAGTGTGGAATGAGTTTCAGCTGGAGTTGTAGCCTCTTTAAACATCTGAGAAGTCATGAGAGGACAGATCCCATAAATACCTTGAGTGTGTAG